In the genome of Abyssalbus ytuae, the window ATGGCATATGGGACACTGATATTAAGAAAGCTTCAGCAGTCTGGCCGGATAATGTTCTACCTGATGCATCAGTAATTGTCCCGCTAACCATAACCGGAATATCAGTTCCTTTCTCTTCATTCACCTCATCTATAGCAAACAATGCTGCTTTTGCATTAAGGGTATCAAAAATGGTCTCTACAAGTAAAATATCAACCCCTCCATCTATTAAACCTTCTGTTTGTTCTTTATAAGCAGTTTTCAGTTCATCAAAAGTGACAGCCCTGTAGCCTGGGTCATTTACATCCGGAGACATGCTGGCTGTTCGGTTTGTTGGCCCAATGGAACCAGCCACGAAACGGGGTTTATCAGGGTTCTTCAGGGTATACTCGTCAGCTGCTTTTCGGGCTAATTTAGCCGATTCCACATTTAATTCGTAAGCCAGATCTTCCATATGATAATCTGCCATCCCTATGGTCGTAGATGAAAACGTATTGGTTTCAATAATATCGGCCCCGGCTTCCAGATATTGCGCATGAATATCTATAATAGCTTGTGGTTGTGTAAGTGATAATAAATCGTTGTTCCCCTGTAGTGGAAACTTAAAATCTTTAAAACGATCACCCCTGTAATCTTCTTCCGTAAATTTATGACGTTGTATCATGGTGCCCATGGCTCCGTCCAACACCAGGATTCTTTTTTGAAGTTCTTTTTTTATATCTTTTTTCATATTTCCTATTCAATTTACATTAAAGCTTTGCCGGAATTCTCAGAACACTTTGCCATTCCATACTTGATATGAAATCTGAATTCCTGCTCCTGATAGTTGTCGGGACAGCTGATTGCGCAAAAATATCAAGAAAAAGCTGAAGGATAAAACAAAACACAAAGTCTTACATTTATCTTTCATTTATAACGAAAAAAAAATTCCAAAAATCTAAAGCTTGATTTTTGGAATTTTTAGTTTTGTTTTTTTAAGTTTTTATACGATACTTTTCACAACTTCTTTTTTCGCTTCTTTTTTAGTTCCGTCAAAACCTTGAATTCCTCCAACCGTGGTATATTTCATAACATATTTTTTATCGGGAAATATACGCTGATAAGCGCTTTGGCACATGACTGCCGCTTCATGAAATCCTGATAAAATTAATTTTAATTTCCCCTTATAAGTGTTTACATCGCCAATGGCATAAATACCAGGTATATTGGTTGAGTAATCGTATGAATTATCAACTTTGATCGCATTTTTTTCTATTTCAAGCCCCCAATCTGCAATAGGCCCCAGTTTAGGGGATAAACCGAATAAAGGAATAAAATTATCGACTTCCAGAACAATCTCTCCTTTGTCTTTATGAGTAACTGTAACTTTTTCCAGGGTTTCATTTCCCTGAAGTGCTGTAACTTCGGCCTCAGTTATTAAAGAAACCTTTCCTAATTTTGATAATTCTGCTACTTTTTCTACAGAGTCCAAGGCTCCTCTAAATTCATTTCTCCTGTGAACCAGGTACACTTCAGAAGCTATATCGGCAAGGAAAATAGACCAGTCTAATGCTGAATCTCCGCCCCCTGCAATAACCACACGCTTATTTTTGTAAACTTCAGGATCTTTAATAATGTAAGAGACTCCTTTATCCTCAAAATCTACGATATTATCAATTAAAGGTTTACGTGGTTCGAATGAGCCTAGCCCCCCTGCAATAACAACTACAGGAGCGTGGTGCTTAGTACCTTTGTTAGTGGTAACAATAAAAGAACCATCTTCGAGTTTATCAATGGTTTCAGCCCTTTCTCCCAAGGTAAACCCCGGTTCAAACGGTTTTATTTGCTCCATTAAATTATCTACCAATTTTCCTGCTAAAATTTCAGGAAAACCGGGTATATCGTATATAGGTTTTTTTGGATAAATCTCGGCACATTGTCCACCAGGTTGAGCTAAAGCATCAATTAAATGACACTTGAGTTTCAATAATCCGGCCTCAAAAACAGTGAATAAACCTGTTGGACCTGCTCCAATAATAAGCATATCTGTTTTAATCATTTCAAAACTAATTTAATTCTTTTCTTTTTTTACAAAACTAAAATTTTATTTTTAAATAGACTCATTATAAATTAAGCGTTAGTAACTTCTTTTTTTCTGTAAATACATATTTGCTTATAGAAAGATTCAGCTTCACTTAAATATTTTGAGGCAAATGCTGCAGAAGGTTGATTTTTATTTATCTGATAAACGAAATCTGCAAAGGATGTTGGTAATTCTATTTTTCCTTCGGAAATAAA includes:
- a CDS encoding homocysteine S-methyltransferase family protein is translated as MKKDIKKELQKRILVLDGAMGTMIQRHKFTEEDYRGDRFKDFKFPLQGNNDLLSLTQPQAIIDIHAQYLEAGADIIETNTFSSTTIGMADYHMEDLAYELNVESAKLARKAADEYTLKNPDKPRFVAGSIGPTNRTASMSPDVNDPGYRAVTFDELKTAYKEQTEGLIDGGVDILLVETIFDTLNAKAALFAIDEVNEEKGTDIPVMVSGTITDASGRTLSGQTAEAFLISVSHMPLLSVGFNCALGADQLKPYLKRLSNQTEFFVSAHPNAGLPNAFGEYDQSAKEMQSLIKSYLEDNLVNIIGGCCGTTPDHIRAIAEMAAQYNPRELKENIPA
- a CDS encoding NAD(P)/FAD-dependent oxidoreductase, with amino-acid sequence MIKTDMLIIGAGPTGLFTVFEAGLLKLKCHLIDALAQPGGQCAEIYPKKPIYDIPGFPEILAGKLVDNLMEQIKPFEPGFTLGERAETIDKLEDGSFIVTTNKGTKHHAPVVVIAGGLGSFEPRKPLIDNIVDFEDKGVSYIIKDPEVYKNKRVVIAGGGDSALDWSIFLADIASEVYLVHRRNEFRGALDSVEKVAELSKLGKVSLITEAEVTALQGNETLEKVTVTHKDKGEIVLEVDNFIPLFGLSPKLGPIADWGLEIEKNAIKVDNSYDYSTNIPGIYAIGDVNTYKGKLKLILSGFHEAAVMCQSAYQRIFPDKKYVMKYTTVGGIQGFDGTKKEAKKEVVKSIV